Proteins from a genomic interval of Acetobacterium woodii DSM 1030:
- the pilM gene encoding type IV pilus biogenesis protein PilM — protein sequence MQTIVFFSNDGIQIIQGAMKRGQLIVSHFQTLPFEPGTLINGVITNEDAVKLIIAEAAANNKKLFKNVKLIIDSSLIAIKNVAVPKLKPKELEALAVAEFEDSAGNYEELLVDYSMIPGPEGMNIFCCGIEKRVVEAYVNLFKSVNIPIMSIDAGLNAIVQYVSGSKDYNGMTFAINILDGKNLVSILFENGIYVFSNRSRLLAERGTNAFAEELSGKLSSLIQFNKSQKSEYSLNMSVYAGMDEYELNTLKTVIFDPEIALFIIPQTSNIKIGFKIEEVFDFGKFIYPIVGFFTGSKPINLAVVYKKSNIVKKEIPIAYKVLALPAGMMLLFLLIFAAFFALNYNAQNKLAGFNDYISNQNNQDDYLKANALSDEVTAIEAQITNMERINKAINSNPKVVSDKMNHLVSLTNSVIELNTLGYDGTTGAIHITAMAKNELDASAYVERLKATQYFTQLDYTGYEQVTTTRTETSTTTLTTSSSKTTNTTTTKAYSFTVDAYLKAGV from the coding sequence ATGCAGACGATCGTCTTTTTTTCAAATGATGGAATCCAAATCATCCAGGGTGCGATGAAACGGGGGCAATTGATTGTGTCTCATTTTCAAACGCTCCCTTTTGAACCGGGAACGCTGATTAATGGGGTAATTACCAACGAAGATGCAGTAAAACTGATTATCGCTGAGGCCGCTGCGAATAATAAAAAATTATTCAAAAATGTAAAACTGATTATTGACAGCAGTTTAATTGCGATAAAAAATGTCGCGGTTCCCAAACTGAAACCAAAAGAACTCGAGGCTTTGGCGGTTGCTGAATTTGAAGATAGTGCCGGAAATTATGAAGAATTGCTGGTTGACTATTCGATGATTCCGGGCCCTGAGGGAATGAATATCTTTTGTTGTGGCATTGAAAAACGGGTTGTTGAAGCTTATGTCAATTTGTTTAAAAGTGTCAATATCCCAATAATGAGTATTGACGCCGGTCTGAATGCGATCGTTCAATATGTCTCGGGAAGTAAAGATTATAACGGAATGACCTTCGCGATTAATATTTTGGACGGTAAAAATCTGGTCTCGATATTATTTGAAAATGGTATTTATGTTTTTTCTAATCGATCCCGATTATTGGCCGAAAGAGGCACCAATGCGTTTGCCGAAGAATTATCTGGAAAACTGTCGTCCCTGATTCAATTTAACAAGTCACAAAAATCCGAATATTCATTAAACATGAGCGTCTATGCCGGGATGGACGAATATGAATTAAATACCTTAAAGACGGTTATTTTTGATCCGGAAATTGCGTTGTTTATTATTCCGCAAACTTCCAATATCAAAATTGGCTTTAAAATTGAAGAAGTTTTTGATTTTGGCAAATTTATTTATCCGATTGTCGGTTTTTTTACTGGAAGCAAGCCGATTAATCTGGCAGTTGTTTATAAAAAAAGCAATATTGTTAAAAAGGAAATTCCGATTGCTTATAAAGTTTTGGCTCTACCAGCCGGAATGATGCTATTGTTTTTATTGATTTTTGCAGCTTTTTTTGCCTTGAACTACAATGCGCAGAATAAACTGGCAGGGTTTAATGATTATATTAGCAACCAGAATAATCAGGATGATTATTTAAAAGCAAACGCTTTGTCGGATGAGGTGACAGCCATTGAGGCGCAAATTACTAATATGGAAAGGATCAATAAAGCCATTAATAGTAATCCCAAAGTGGTTTCAGATAAAATGAATCATTTAGTCAGTTTAACTAACAGTGTGATTGAATTGAATACCCTTGGTTATGACGGCACAACCGGAGCGATCCATATTACGGCAATGGCTAAAAATGAACTGGACGCATCGGCGTATGTGGAACGATTAAAAGCGACGCAGTATTTTACCCAGTTGGATTATACCGGTTACGAGCAAGTGACCACAACGCGAACCGAAACGTCAACCACGACGTTAACAACAAGTAGCAGTAAAACGACCAATACAACGACAACAAAGGCTTATAGCTTTACCGTGGATGCTTATTTGAAGGCGGGGGTTTGA
- a CDS encoding prepilin peptidase has translation MVVFVNIILYVYIFVLGLVIGSFLNVVIYRLPQEISVAKGRSFCPHCHAPIKGYHNIPVFSYFWLRGKCADCKEPIAIRYPLVEFFTGLMGIAILAVYGFSFQWVVAFAIGAILICITMIDFDTMTIPNGLVITLMVPALLCFFLFPQIGLLARVIGIFVVSLPMLILILFIGDAFGGGDIKLMAVAGFMLGWQNTLLATFIALILGGGVAVYLLAQKTADKHMAFGPYLCIGIMTSIIFGDIIIGWYLSLFGL, from the coding sequence ATGGTCGTATTTGTTAACATCATCCTTTATGTTTATATATTTGTCCTTGGTCTTGTAATTGGCAGTTTCCTTAATGTAGTCATCTATCGACTGCCGCAGGAGATTTCGGTTGCCAAAGGGCGTTCGTTCTGTCCGCATTGCCACGCTCCAATCAAAGGTTATCATAATATTCCGGTGTTTAGTTATTTTTGGTTGCGCGGTAAATGCGCCGATTGTAAAGAACCAATCGCCATTCGTTATCCATTGGTAGAATTTTTTACCGGTTTAATGGGGATTGCTATTTTGGCAGTTTATGGATTTTCTTTTCAGTGGGTTGTTGCTTTTGCCATAGGGGCTATTTTAATTTGCATTACGATGATCGATTTTGATACCATGACCATTCCGAATGGCCTGGTTATTACGTTAATGGTTCCGGCACTGTTATGTTTTTTTCTTTTTCCCCAGATTGGGCTACTTGCTCGTGTGATTGGTATTTTTGTTGTCAGTTTGCCAATGCTGATTTTGATTCTTTTTATCGGGGACGCTTTTGGCGGTGGCGATATTAAACTGATGGCAGTGGCGGGGTTTATGTTAGGTTGGCAAAATACGCTTTTAGCAACGTTTATTGCCTTAATTTTGGGTGGCGGTGTTGCCGTTTATTTATTGGCCCAAAAAACAGCAGATAAACATATGGCCTTTGGGCCCTATTTATGCATCGGAATAATGACAAGTATAATTTTTGGTGATATAATAATAGGGTGGTATTTAAGCCTTTTTGGGTTATAA
- a CDS encoding type II secretion system F family protein, translated as MPVYQYTAKNLQSEVIRGTMEASTPDVVRRNLRQKNEFALKIQEVNEHKQVYKLKPMEISDFSRQIASMLAAGITMIRAISIIEERDIKPKIKKVYEKLHTEVENGNTLSHAMEQTGGSFPELLINMYKSGEASGQMEETARKMAEHYEKEHKLRTKIKGAMTYPMILFVVTVIVVLVVFTLILPQFFTLFEGIELPAITRLMINISTSMTSFWYLYVIGLLAIIAMVAFLLSLPTVKRAVDQLKLRIPRIGKLMKTIYTARFSRTLSSLYSSGLAMINALEISGSIIGNTYLQNQFPHVIEQVRNGEPLSASIQSINGFDSKLVSTIYIGEESGNLDEMLNNVADSFDYEAEMATTRLVAFIEPIMIIIMAVMVGGIMLSVMLPIMTLYQNIG; from the coding sequence ATGCCTGTTTATCAATACACTGCAAAAAATTTACAGTCCGAAGTTATTCGGGGAACGATGGAAGCATCAACTCCGGATGTCGTGCGGCGAAATTTGCGCCAGAAAAATGAATTTGCATTAAAAATCCAGGAAGTAAATGAGCATAAACAGGTCTATAAACTCAAGCCGATGGAGATTTCTGATTTTTCACGGCAGATTGCCAGCATGTTGGCGGCTGGAATTACGATGATCCGGGCGATTAGCATTATCGAAGAGCGAGATATAAAACCAAAGATTAAAAAGGTGTATGAAAAATTACATACAGAAGTCGAAAATGGGAATACCTTGTCACATGCGATGGAACAAACCGGCGGGTCTTTTCCGGAACTGTTGATTAATATGTATAAATCAGGGGAGGCCAGCGGGCAGATGGAAGAAACGGCCCGGAAAATGGCCGAACATTACGAAAAGGAACACAAATTGCGGACTAAAATTAAAGGTGCGATGACTTATCCGATGATTCTTTTTGTAGTTACCGTGATTGTGGTACTGGTAGTGTTTACCTTGATTTTGCCCCAGTTTTTCACCTTATTTGAAGGAATTGAATTGCCGGCGATTACCCGACTGATGATCAATATCAGCACGTCGATGACCAGCTTCTGGTATCTATATGTTATTGGATTATTAGCGATAATTGCGATGGTGGCATTTTTATTAAGCTTGCCCACTGTTAAACGGGCAGTTGATCAATTAAAACTGCGCATTCCCCGAATTGGTAAATTGATGAAAACTATTTATACCGCCCGGTTTTCCAGAACGTTAAGTTCGCTTTATTCGAGTGGTTTGGCAATGATCAATGCGTTGGAAATCAGTGGTTCAATAATTGGCAATACTTATTTACAAAACCAGTTTCCACATGTTATTGAACAAGTGCGAAATGGCGAACCGCTTTCCGCATCGATCCAAAGTATCAACGGCTTTGATTCAAAATTAGTCTCAACGATTTATATCGGGGAAGAGTCCGGGAATTTGGATGAAATGTTAAATAACGTCGCCGATTCATTTGATTACGAAGCAGAAATGGCAACAACACGATTAGTTGCTTTTATTGAACCAATTATGATTATTATAATGGCCGTGATGGTTGGTGGGATCATGTTATCGGTAATGTTGCCAATTATGACCTTATATCAAAACATCGGATAG
- a CDS encoding bifunctional diguanylate cyclase/phosphodiesterase — translation MKTRSNKIKMSFIAVATVILFFLLSWCYVSLINRVLSEQTFLYLSEVGSRGADLVESKVNNELENLITISKLVEAQGNFDQNAMMNMIRLQAADGNYKRMGIALPTGEVLTSDGLVYNIKQRTYFQEAIKGQAVVSDSIADLSDGEEINVYAAPIFRNNEVVALVLASVKTDDLKKYLEVDSFSNQGYSYIVKANGEAVVASAHPNSLGDFDNVFDELKDAKLIDGDSLKTVSQKMAKRESGSYTSFYGELERHTIYEPLAINDWYLMTVVPTRVVSVQTTQITSYSFALIGAALLAIALLFIIILIFQNRSKRRLERIAYVDEITNGNNWQKFKLEAAEILELKNQGNCALLTFDIDRFRFINEEYGNEKGDEVLRMVVDILKVRMGKRESYARVSGDHFAILCSCEDRNKITFRIKDFIRILNIEREAIGIKERLSCHFGIYIIEDKTGNLENIREKANMARIAAKTAENESWFFYSDTFRKKIGDEKAILDEMEDALEHHEFEMFLQPKYNLHQNQYCGCEALVRWRHPQKELIFPGDFIPIFEQTGFIKKLDMFMIEEACKLLKRWEDKQYPEMTISVNVSRKNLKQTCFIPNVLKITNKYQIKRHCLEIELTESSIFEDVERMIEVGKSFRSYGFKVSMDDFGSGYSSINLLGTLPLDVIKIDQGFFKHNLQNRQNYIVVEAMIDLIKKLGMTVVAEGIETIEEVETLRALDCDIIQGYYFGKPETVDDVEKKIFKN, via the coding sequence ATGAAAACACGGTCAAACAAGATTAAAATGAGTTTTATTGCGGTTGCGACTGTTATTCTTTTTTTTCTGCTGAGTTGGTGTTACGTATCCTTGATTAATCGTGTGTTGAGCGAGCAAACATTTTTATACCTGTCAGAAGTGGGGAGTCGTGGTGCGGACCTAGTCGAAAGCAAGGTAAACAATGAACTGGAAAATTTGATAACCATCAGCAAACTCGTTGAAGCGCAGGGGAATTTTGATCAAAATGCCATGATGAATATGATCAGACTCCAGGCCGCCGACGGTAACTACAAACGAATGGGGATTGCGTTGCCAACGGGTGAGGTTTTGACCAGCGACGGATTAGTTTATAATATTAAACAGCGTACTTATTTTCAGGAAGCAATCAAAGGTCAGGCGGTAGTATCGGACTCCATCGCAGATTTATCCGATGGAGAGGAAATTAATGTTTATGCCGCACCGATTTTTCGTAATAATGAAGTGGTCGCATTGGTGCTGGCTTCGGTAAAAACGGATGATCTGAAAAAATACCTGGAGGTTGACAGTTTTTCGAACCAGGGCTATTCTTATATTGTTAAAGCCAATGGCGAGGCTGTGGTCGCTTCGGCGCATCCCAATAGTCTGGGAGACTTTGATAATGTGTTTGATGAACTCAAAGATGCAAAGTTGATTGATGGTGATAGTTTAAAAACGGTCAGCCAAAAAATGGCCAAAAGAGAAAGCGGCAGTTATACCAGTTTTTATGGGGAGCTGGAACGCCATACGATTTACGAACCGCTGGCGATTAATGACTGGTACTTGATGACGGTCGTGCCAACCAGGGTTGTTAGTGTTCAAACCACGCAAATCACTTCGTATTCATTTGCGTTAATCGGAGCTGCGTTATTAGCAATTGCCTTATTGTTTATTATTATTTTGATTTTCCAGAATCGTTCAAAAAGGAGACTTGAACGAATCGCCTATGTGGATGAAATAACAAATGGTAATAATTGGCAGAAATTTAAGTTGGAAGCAGCTGAAATTTTAGAATTAAAAAATCAGGGAAACTGTGCCCTGCTAACCTTTGATATCGATCGGTTCCGTTTTATTAATGAGGAATACGGCAATGAAAAAGGCGATGAAGTTCTGCGCATGGTGGTTGATATTTTAAAAGTCCGGATGGGTAAACGGGAGAGTTATGCCAGAGTATCCGGGGATCATTTTGCGATTCTTTGTTCCTGTGAAGATCGCAATAAGATTACCTTTCGCATCAAAGACTTTATTCGCATCTTAAATATTGAAAGAGAAGCGATTGGCATTAAAGAACGGCTTTCCTGCCATTTTGGAATTTACATTATTGAAGATAAAACCGGCAACCTCGAAAATATTAGAGAAAAAGCCAATATGGCAAGGATTGCCGCTAAAACTGCCGAAAACGAATCGTGGTTTTTTTATTCGGATACTTTTAGAAAAAAAATTGGCGACGAAAAAGCAATTCTTGATGAAATGGAAGATGCCCTTGAACACCATGAGTTTGAAATGTTTTTGCAACCTAAATATAACTTGCACCAAAACCAATATTGCGGTTGCGAGGCCTTGGTGCGTTGGCGGCATCCGCAAAAAGAGTTGATTTTTCCCGGAGACTTTATTCCGATTTTCGAACAAACCGGGTTTATCAAAAAATTGGATATGTTTATGATTGAAGAAGCTTGCAAGTTGCTGAAACGATGGGAAGACAAACAATATCCGGAAATGACAATTTCGGTAAATGTTTCCAGAAAAAATCTGAAACAAACCTGCTTTATTCCCAATGTCCTAAAAATAACGAACAAATATCAGATCAAGCGACATTGTCTGGAAATCGAATTAACGGAATCCAGTATCTTCGAAGACGTCGAGCGGATGATTGAAGTGGGCAAATCGTTTCGAAGTTATGGTTTTAAAGTATCGATGGACGATTTTGGATCAGGTTATTCATCCATTAACTTATTAGGTACGTTGCCCTTGGATGTTATTAAAATTGATCAGGGTTTCTTTAAACATAACCTTCAAAACAGGCAAAATTATATTGTTGTCGAAGCGATGATTGATCTAATCAAAAAATTGGGAATGACTGTTGTGGCAGAAGGCATTGAAACCATCGAAGAAGTTGAAACATTAAGAGCACTGGACTGTGATATTATACAGGGGTACTACTTTGGGAAACCGGAAACGGTTGATGATGTTGAAAAGAAAATTTTTAAAAATTGA
- a CDS encoding type IV pilus twitching motility protein PilT, producing MVSLLDLVAYGRENKCSDIHLTQGLPPVFRKNGKLFRSNFNHTPKDTEAWIFSMLNFKQKEKLEANEDVDFSHVTPEGLRQRVNVYRQQGQYTAAIRLLNDTMPTFEELGLPPIIRKLADEPRGLILITGPTGSGKSTTLASMIDYINTNRASHILTIEDPIEYKHNHKKGIVHQREVGMDVVSFEAALRSCLREDPDVILVGEMRDYETISAAVTAAETGHLVLSTLHTIGAANTIDRIIDVFPTHSQQQIRAQLSSTIKGVVTQQLVPLADGTGQMAALEIMLGTDAVLNLIRERKTHQLASVMQTGGREGMRTLNADLVQLVREGKITYETGLEWATDRNEFNQYFGRK from the coding sequence ATGGTAAGCTTATTAGATTTGGTTGCTTATGGACGAGAAAATAAGTGTTCAGATATTCATCTGACTCAAGGATTACCACCGGTGTTCAGAAAAAACGGAAAGCTTTTCCGAAGTAATTTTAATCATACACCAAAAGATACCGAAGCCTGGATTTTCAGCATGCTGAATTTCAAGCAAAAAGAAAAATTGGAAGCGAATGAAGATGTCGATTTTTCACATGTGACCCCAGAAGGGTTGAGGCAGCGGGTGAATGTTTACCGCCAGCAGGGACAATATACGGCGGCTATTCGGTTGCTCAATGATACCATGCCGACCTTTGAAGAATTGGGATTACCGCCGATTATTAGAAAACTGGCCGATGAACCGCGGGGACTGATCCTGATTACCGGCCCGACCGGGAGCGGAAAATCAACAACGCTGGCATCAATGATTGACTATATCAATACCAATCGGGCTTCGCATATTCTTACAATTGAAGATCCGATTGAATACAAACATAATCATAAAAAAGGCATTGTTCATCAACGGGAAGTGGGCATGGACGTGGTCTCTTTTGAAGCGGCATTGCGCTCCTGTTTGCGGGAAGATCCAGATGTTATTCTGGTCGGGGAAATGCGTGACTATGAAACCATTTCGGCGGCCGTTACCGCCGCCGAAACCGGACATCTGGTATTATCGACATTACACACGATTGGTGCGGCCAATACCATTGACCGAATCATTGATGTTTTTCCTACGCACAGCCAGCAGCAGATTAGAGCCCAATTATCGAGCACGATAAAAGGGGTGGTGACCCAACAATTGGTTCCACTTGCCGATGGCACCGGGCAGATGGCGGCACTGGAAATTATGTTGGGTACCGATGCGGTCCTGAATCTGATCCGCGAACGAAAAACCCATCAATTGGCATCAGTCATGCAAACCGGCGGCCGGGAAGGGATGAGAACACTGAATGCAGATCTTGTTCAGCTGGTCAGAGAAGGAAAAATTACCTATGAAACCGGTTTGGAGTGGGCGACCGATAGAAATGAGTTTAACCAGTATTTTGGCCGAAAATAA
- a CDS encoding GspE/PulE family protein, with the protein MDTKNIRIGEILKNAGYITEEHLQEALVYQKIDKTKRLGSILVDYGYLTEEQLLDALSKRLDVEVVNLPDIGIDLEAAAKIPQSTAVKYNLIPISHENNRLLVVMNDPMDFYAIEDIRLLTNMPIDVVLGGKVAIQTAIQKVYTEIEARKAASTANKAVVGGSISSVENIVTNEGDAPVVSLVNSILLKGHNAGASDIHIEPFEDKTLIRMRIDGLIVDYMSLSNTLHQSMIARVKILSNLDIAERRVPQDGHFRVKIDGVELNVRTSSIPTVYGEKIVLRYLSMNTSLDHAGQFGMNDQDYKKIIKILQSPHGVVYITGPTGSGKTTTLYMILEMLSKRSVNIATIEDPVERKLAGVNQTQVNVLAGLTFDSGLRSILRQDPDIIMVGETRDNETASIVVRAAITGHLVLSTLHTNDAVSAIVRLEDMGVESYMVGSSLTGVVAQRLVKKICENCKEQYLTNDIERFHLGEDVKTLYRGRGCNVCNNTGYKGRIAIHEILAVDKTIRTMVSRKNAIEDIYAYVEKNQKVIPLRDSVANLTRAGVTTMEEYLKLSYYVE; encoded by the coding sequence ATGGATACTAAAAACATTCGAATTGGCGAGATCCTTAAAAATGCCGGGTATATAACTGAAGAACATTTACAAGAGGCGTTGGTTTATCAAAAGATAGACAAAACTAAACGACTGGGCAGTATTCTGGTTGATTATGGTTATTTAACTGAAGAACAACTGCTTGACGCTTTGTCAAAGCGGTTAGATGTGGAAGTTGTTAATCTTCCGGATATTGGCATTGATCTTGAAGCCGCTGCGAAAATACCTCAAAGTACCGCTGTAAAATATAATCTTATTCCCATTAGTCATGAAAATAACCGTTTGTTGGTAGTAATGAATGATCCGATGGATTTTTATGCTATTGAAGACATCAGGCTGCTAACCAACATGCCGATTGACGTGGTATTGGGGGGAAAAGTGGCGATTCAAACGGCCATTCAAAAGGTTTATACTGAAATTGAAGCCAGAAAAGCGGCGTCAACGGCCAACAAAGCGGTGGTTGGTGGCAGTATTTCTTCGGTTGAAAATATTGTCACTAACGAAGGTGATGCACCGGTTGTCAGTCTGGTTAATTCGATTCTGTTAAAAGGTCATAATGCCGGAGCCAGTGATATCCACATTGAACCCTTTGAAGATAAAACCCTGATCCGGATGCGAATTGACGGATTAATTGTCGATTATATGTCATTGTCGAATACGCTGCATCAATCAATGATCGCCCGGGTCAAAATTTTATCGAATTTAGATATCGCTGAACGTCGCGTCCCTCAGGATGGTCACTTTCGGGTCAAAATTGATGGTGTGGAATTAAATGTGCGAACCTCCAGTATTCCAACGGTTTATGGCGAAAAAATAGTGTTGCGTTATTTGAGTATGAATACATCGCTCGATCATGCCGGACAATTTGGAATGAATGATCAGGATTATAAAAAAATTATTAAAATCCTCCAAAGTCCTCATGGGGTGGTTTATATTACCGGCCCTACCGGAAGTGGAAAAACAACGACTTTATATATGATTCTGGAAATGTTGAGTAAACGATCGGTAAATATTGCCACCATTGAAGATCCGGTGGAAAGAAAATTGGCGGGGGTTAATCAAACGCAGGTGAATGTTCTGGCTGGTCTGACCTTTGATTCCGGACTACGATCAATTCTGCGACAGGACCCGGATATTATCATGGTTGGTGAAACAAGAGACAACGAAACCGCATCGATCGTGGTTCGGGCGGCGATCACCGGGCATCTGGTACTTTCGACTTTGCATACCAACGATGCCGTATCAGCGATTGTCCGACTGGAAGATATGGGCGTTGAATCATATATGGTAGGCAGTTCCTTAACCGGAGTTGTGGCTCAACGGCTGGTGAAAAAGATATGCGAAAATTGTAAAGAGCAATATTTAACCAATGACATCGAACGGTTCCATTTAGGCGAAGATGTCAAAACCCTTTACCGCGGCAGAGGTTGCAATGTCTGTAACAATACCGGCTATAAAGGGCGAATTGCCATTCATGAAATTCTGGCAGTTGATAAAACGATCAGAACAATGGTTTCAAGAAAAAATGCCATCGAAGATATCTATGCTTATGTTGAAAAAAATCAAAAGGTGATTCCGCTTCGGGACAGTGTTGCAAATTTGACCAGAGCTGGCGTGACCACCATGGAAGAATATCTAAAACTATCCTATTACGTAGAATAA
- a CDS encoding type II secretion system protein, with protein sequence MELFNRIKKNKKGFTLVEIIVVLVILAILAAFTIPTMLGFVNDAKGKALIAEAREVYVASQAIATEYIASGKTIAATDLNSKSVEPATAGASLQMQTYLKNDLKISDVDITKAADSPKPSDDDAAWLVTFDGTTGKVTEIYFVKDGYSITISEPAGTSTVVKL encoded by the coding sequence ATGGAATTATTTAACCGAATTAAGAAAAACAAAAAAGGGTTTACCTTGGTGGAAATTATTGTCGTATTGGTTATCTTGGCAATCTTGGCGGCGTTTACAATACCGACGATGCTGGGATTTGTTAACGATGCTAAAGGTAAAGCTTTAATTGCTGAAGCAAGAGAAGTTTATGTAGCGTCACAAGCTATTGCTACAGAATATATTGCATCTGGTAAAACTATCGCTGCGACAGATCTGAATTCAAAATCAGTTGAACCAGCTACTGCTGGTGCAAGCCTACAAATGCAAACTTATTTAAAAAATGATCTAAAGATTTCGGATGTTGATATTACAAAAGCTGCGGATTCCCCTAAACCATCAGATGATGATGCGGCATGGTTGGTAACATTCGATGGAACTACGGGGAAAGTAACAGAAATATATTTTGTTAAGGATGGTTATTCAATTACAATTTCAGAACCAGCTGGAACCTCAACAGTAGTAAAACTTTAA